In Brevibacterium zhoupengii, the following are encoded in one genomic region:
- a CDS encoding ABC transporter ATP-binding protein → MANKETTTSTTSSTSAAAVEPDTTQTSEEEYLPQGDDGDMFSDTPARKAKHFWPSVKRLFGLMATEKLGLINVVALVIGSVILTVIAPKVLGKAMDIVYSGVIGSQLPAGADIDDIIAGARAEGRDDFANMLATAEVVPGQGIDFNALGQIIIIVLLMYLVASMLMWAQGYILNALVMRVVYRLREDIERTINKLPLRYFDTRQRGDVMSRVTNDVDNIQQALQQAFSQLVQSALTIVGIGVMMFIVSWQLALLALIALPLSAVIAGVIGTRSQKMFKAQWKHTGEVNGHVEESFSGLDVVRAFGRDEVMLEEFDRRNESLYQASAGAQFVSGMIMPAMQFVSYLSYVLIAVAGGLKVASGQMTLGDATAFIQYSREFSQPISEMAGVANMLQSGVASAERTFELLDAEEEEPDDAQETLPQRTPGRVEFSEVSFRYTEDTPLIEKVSFTAEPGHTVAIVGPTGAGKTTLVNLVMRFYEITGGHIYLDGIDTQDLTRADLRSHVGMVLQDAWLFEGTIRDNIRYGRLDATDDEVMAAAQATMVDRFVRQLPEGYDTVIDSDGGSVSAGERQLITIARAFLADPSLLILDEATSSVDTRTEVLVQQAMAALRTDRTSFVIAHRLSTIRDAHTILVMEDGAIVEHGNHEELLAAEGAYYRLYMSQFRGEDAEEQFTAEVLAEADTGIVVDDHTGTDVVDDTGDVDGAGDAIGAATET, encoded by the coding sequence ATGGCGAACAAGGAAACGACCACCTCGACGACATCTTCCACCTCAGCGGCGGCAGTCGAACCCGATACGACGCAGACCAGCGAAGAGGAGTACCTGCCCCAGGGCGATGACGGGGACATGTTCAGCGACACCCCAGCCCGGAAGGCCAAGCACTTCTGGCCCTCGGTCAAACGACTCTTCGGGCTGATGGCCACGGAGAAGCTCGGCCTCATCAACGTCGTGGCGCTCGTCATCGGCTCGGTCATCCTCACCGTCATCGCTCCGAAGGTGCTGGGCAAGGCCATGGACATCGTCTATTCCGGTGTCATCGGTTCACAGCTGCCAGCGGGAGCCGACATCGACGACATCATCGCCGGTGCCCGCGCCGAAGGCAGAGACGACTTCGCCAACATGCTCGCCACCGCAGAGGTCGTTCCCGGACAGGGCATCGACTTCAACGCGCTGGGCCAGATCATCATCATCGTCCTCCTCATGTACCTCGTGGCCTCGATGCTCATGTGGGCGCAGGGCTACATCCTCAACGCCCTCGTCATGCGGGTCGTCTACCGGCTGCGCGAAGACATCGAACGCACCATCAACAAACTCCCATTGCGATACTTCGACACCAGGCAGCGCGGTGATGTGATGTCGCGGGTGACCAACGACGTCGACAACATCCAGCAGGCACTGCAGCAGGCGTTCTCTCAGCTCGTCCAATCGGCGCTGACCATTGTGGGAATCGGCGTGATGATGTTCATCGTGTCCTGGCAGCTGGCGCTGCTGGCACTCATCGCGCTTCCGTTGTCCGCGGTCATCGCCGGAGTCATCGGCACCCGGTCGCAGAAGATGTTCAAGGCGCAGTGGAAACACACGGGCGAAGTCAACGGACACGTCGAGGAATCGTTCTCCGGCCTCGACGTGGTCCGTGCCTTCGGCCGTGACGAGGTCATGCTCGAAGAGTTCGACCGTCGCAACGAGTCCCTGTACCAAGCCTCGGCGGGTGCGCAGTTCGTGTCGGGCATGATCATGCCCGCGATGCAGTTCGTGTCCTACCTCAGCTATGTCCTCATCGCCGTCGCCGGTGGTCTCAAGGTGGCCTCGGGACAGATGACATTGGGTGACGCGACCGCGTTCATCCAGTACTCCCGTGAGTTCTCCCAGCCGATCTCGGAGATGGCAGGCGTGGCGAACATGCTGCAGTCCGGCGTCGCCTCGGCGGAGAGGACCTTCGAACTCCTTGATGCTGAGGAGGAAGAGCCCGACGACGCCCAGGAGACGCTGCCGCAGCGCACACCTGGCCGGGTCGAGTTCTCCGAGGTCAGCTTCCGCTACACCGAGGACACTCCACTCATCGAAAAGGTTTCGTTCACGGCCGAGCCCGGTCACACGGTGGCCATCGTCGGACCGACAGGGGCAGGCAAGACCACTCTGGTCAACCTCGTGATGCGCTTCTACGAGATCACCGGTGGTCACATCTACCTCGATGGCATCGATACCCAGGACCTGACCCGAGCCGACCTGCGATCCCACGTGGGCATGGTGCTCCAGGACGCATGGCTGTTCGAGGGCACCATCCGAGACAACATCCGGTACGGCAGACTCGATGCCACCGACGACGAGGTCATGGCCGCGGCTCAGGCCACCATGGTCGATCGCTTCGTGCGACAGCTGCCCGAGGGCTACGACACGGTCATCGACTCCGACGGTGGCAGCGTCTCCGCCGGTGAACGTCAGCTCATCACCATTGCGCGTGCCTTCCTCGCCGACCCGTCGCTGCTCATCCTCGATGAGGCGACCTCTTCGGTCGACACCCGCACCGAGGTGCTTGTCCAGCAGGCCATGGCCGCGCTGCGAACGGACCGGACATCGTTCGTCATCGCTCACCGCCTCTCGACGATCCGCGACGCCCACACCATTCTGGTGATGGAGGACGGAGCCATCGTCGAACACGGCAATCATGAGGAGCTGTTGGCTGCCGAGGGCGCGTACTACCGCCTCTACATGTCGCAGTTCCGCGGCGAAGATGCGGAGGAGCAATTCACCGCCGAGGTGCTTGCCGAGGCCGACACCGGAATCGTCGTCGACGATCACACCGGCACGGATGTCGTCGACGACACCGGTGACGTTGATGGCGCTGGTGACGCCATCGGTGCTGCCACCGAAACCTGA
- a CDS encoding peptidoglycan-binding domain-containing protein: MSNPGQPIISRGSQGDAVKRAQRALRRVPDHSVEVDGIFGAVTEEGVKNFQREAGLDVDGIVGEDTWEALPDGGPMPVLKEGSTHDAVADLQEVLKNGSVEGDWPSPGEPDGNFGSETKAAVEGFQKWGEADVDGVVGDETWSVEMHAASATLETAVGLKWVED; this comes from the coding sequence ATGTCCAATCCTGGCCAGCCCATCATCAGCAGAGGGTCTCAAGGCGACGCCGTCAAGAGGGCACAGCGAGCACTGCGCAGAGTGCCGGACCATTCGGTCGAGGTCGACGGAATATTCGGAGCCGTCACGGAAGAAGGGGTCAAGAACTTCCAGAGAGAAGCAGGACTGGATGTTGATGGCATCGTCGGCGAAGACACCTGGGAAGCACTGCCTGATGGCGGACCGATGCCTGTGCTCAAAGAAGGCTCGACCCATGATGCCGTCGCCGATCTGCAGGAAGTGCTGAAGAACGGCTCGGTGGAGGGAGACTGGCCCTCACCAGGGGAACCCGACGGCAACTTCGGAAGCGAGACCAAGGCTGCCGTGGAGGGCTTCCAGAAGTGGGGTGAGGCCGACGTCGACGGCGTCGTCGGTGACGAGACGTGGTCGGTCGAGATGCATGCTGCGTCAGCGACTCTCGAGACGGCAGTCGGCCTCAAATGGGTGGAGGACTGA
- the purQ gene encoding phosphoribosylformylglycinamidine synthase subunit PurQ, translating into MTAVANDPTVAEAGAESGVSIGVVTFPGTLDDRDAARAVRLAGAKPVNLWHADSTLAGVDGVILPGGFSYGDYLRCGAIAGFAPIMEAVVSAANAGMPVLGICNGFQILCESHLLPGALIRNDHQHFICRDQELVVENTNTAWTGDYTQGQTIRIPLKNGEGGFVATDEVLDELEGTGRVVFRYQGLNPNGSLRDIAGITNEAGNVVGLMPHPEHAVEAGFGPEDGGGIDGQGFFSSAVRTLVKG; encoded by the coding sequence ATGACCGCAGTCGCCAACGACCCCACCGTCGCCGAGGCTGGTGCTGAGTCCGGAGTTTCGATCGGTGTTGTGACGTTCCCCGGGACGCTCGACGATCGTGATGCCGCACGTGCCGTTCGTCTTGCCGGCGCGAAACCGGTGAACCTCTGGCACGCAGATTCCACGCTTGCCGGTGTCGACGGTGTCATTCTGCCCGGCGGGTTCTCCTATGGGGACTACCTGCGCTGCGGTGCAATCGCGGGCTTCGCTCCGATCATGGAGGCCGTGGTCTCGGCCGCGAATGCCGGAATGCCGGTTCTGGGTATCTGCAACGGATTCCAGATCCTGTGCGAATCACACCTGCTGCCCGGTGCCCTCATCCGCAATGACCACCAGCATTTCATCTGCCGTGACCAGGAACTGGTCGTGGAGAACACGAATACCGCCTGGACCGGTGACTACACACAGGGCCAGACCATTCGCATTCCGCTGAAGAACGGTGAAGGCGGGTTCGTTGCCACCGATGAGGTCCTCGACGAACTCGAGGGCACTGGTCGTGTGGTCTTCCGCTACCAGGGGCTCAACCCCAACGGTTCTCTTCGCGACATCGCCGGCATCACCAACGAAGCCGGAAACGTCGTCGGACTCATGCCTCACCCTGAACACGCTGTCGAGGCCGGTTTCGGCCCCGAAGACGGTGGCGGCATCGACGGTCAGGGGTTCTTCTCCTCTGCCGTTCGCACTCTGGTCAAGGGCTGA
- the purS gene encoding phosphoribosylformylglycinamidine synthase subunit PurS, with product MARVVVEVMPKPEILDPQGKAISGGMSRLGFTGFGEVRQGKRFELEVEGEATEEVLAQAREAAEKLLSNPVIENVVAVRAVEEA from the coding sequence ATGGCACGTGTCGTCGTTGAGGTGATGCCCAAACCCGAGATTCTTGACCCTCAGGGTAAGGCGATCTCCGGTGGAATGTCCCGACTCGGCTTCACCGGTTTCGGTGAGGTACGACAGGGAAAGCGCTTCGAACTCGAAGTCGAGGGTGAGGCCACCGAGGAGGTTCTCGCGCAGGCTCGCGAAGCTGCAGAGAAGCTCCTGTCGAACCCGGTCATCGAAAACGTCGTGGCCGTTCGCGCCGTCGAGGAAGCCTGA
- a CDS encoding NAD(P)/FAD-dependent oxidoreductase yields MDVTAALADASTVPFWLDSDQRPEPLPPLTRDLEADLVIVGGGFTGLWTALQAKERDPGRHVVLVEANSIGWAASGRNGGFCAASLTHGYDNGESHLPAENERLAQLGLDNLNEIEAAVTRYGMDVEFERTGELDVATEDYQVPELREAHDPEAGFIFYDQQELAQIVKSPTYKGALWDSREVAMVNPAKLCWELLRVIRELGVEVFEGTKVTDVSDRKTNVQITTLVTSQALEDCASAPCSIITAKRVALATNVFPSLLKRVSLHTVPVYDYALMTEPLSDEQLTSIGWDGRQGIGDCANRFHYYRLSADNRILFGGWDAVYHYGRQVSWKYDQRAETFETLAAHFYKTFPQLQSVKFTHKWGGPIDTCSRFFSFFTTAYGKKVAMAAGFTGLGVGASRFAGTVMLDLLSGQDTELTQLEMVRKLPLPFPPEPVAWLGIQMTTNALIKADGNEGRRGPLLKALDAVGMGFDS; encoded by the coding sequence ATGGACGTCACCGCCGCATTGGCCGACGCATCCACCGTGCCGTTCTGGCTCGATTCCGATCAGCGTCCCGAGCCCCTCCCGCCGCTGACTCGTGACCTCGAGGCCGACCTCGTCATCGTCGGAGGTGGTTTCACCGGTCTGTGGACGGCGCTGCAGGCGAAGGAACGCGATCCCGGGCGCCACGTCGTCCTGGTGGAGGCGAATTCGATCGGCTGGGCCGCCTCGGGGCGCAATGGAGGGTTCTGCGCCGCCAGCCTCACCCACGGCTATGACAACGGTGAGTCCCATCTGCCCGCTGAGAACGAGCGTCTGGCGCAGCTGGGGTTGGACAACCTCAACGAGATCGAAGCGGCTGTGACCCGGTACGGCATGGACGTCGAGTTCGAACGCACCGGTGAGCTCGACGTCGCCACCGAGGACTACCAGGTTCCCGAGCTGCGAGAGGCTCATGATCCCGAGGCCGGCTTCATCTTCTACGATCAGCAGGAGTTGGCGCAGATCGTGAAGTCGCCGACGTACAAGGGTGCACTCTGGGACTCTCGCGAGGTTGCGATGGTCAACCCGGCCAAACTGTGCTGGGAGCTGCTGCGGGTCATCCGGGAACTCGGCGTCGAGGTCTTCGAAGGCACGAAGGTCACCGATGTCAGTGACCGGAAGACGAACGTGCAGATCACAACCCTGGTGACGTCCCAGGCGCTGGAGGACTGTGCAAGCGCTCCGTGCAGCATCATCACCGCCAAGCGGGTGGCCCTGGCGACGAACGTCTTCCCCTCGCTGCTCAAACGCGTCAGCCTGCACACGGTCCCGGTCTACGACTACGCTCTGATGACCGAGCCGCTGAGCGATGAGCAGCTGACATCGATCGGCTGGGACGGCAGGCAGGGCATCGGTGACTGTGCGAACCGATTCCACTACTACCGACTGTCGGCAGACAACCGGATTCTCTTCGGCGGGTGGGACGCTGTCTACCACTACGGGCGGCAGGTGTCGTGGAAGTACGATCAGCGGGCTGAGACCTTCGAGACCTTGGCCGCGCACTTCTACAAGACGTTCCCCCAGCTTCAGTCAGTGAAGTTCACCCACAAATGGGGTGGGCCCATCGACACCTGTTCGCGGTTCTTCTCCTTCTTCACCACGGCCTACGGCAAGAAGGTCGCCATGGCCGCCGGCTTCACCGGACTCGGCGTGGGCGCCTCGCGCTTCGCGGGCACCGTCATGCTCGACCTGCTGTCTGGGCAGGACACCGAGCTGACCCAGTTGGAGATGGTGCGCAAGCTCCCTCTGCCCTTCCCACCTGAGCCAGTGGCCTGGTTGGGCATCCAGATGACGACGAATGCCCTCATCAAGGCCGACGGCAACGAGGGCCGGCGCGGTCCGCTGCTCAAGGCCCTCGACGCAGTGGGCATGGGATTCGACTCCTGA
- a CDS encoding ABC transporter permease yields the protein MSKKNTFARRTPTDIGLHVWGILVFAYLFIPIAVIIAYSFNTGKVLANFRGFGLDAYISGINNDVIISSVVTSLQAAVGAALVSTIFGTLGGVALARAPKGAWWALGLTAILGLTLVTPEIVDGIAFLPWFVTVGVDWGITPLNNGLVRLIISHSMFSMAIVTFIVRARLAGMDTQLEDAAADLGATPWNRFKDITLPIAAPGILAGALMSFTVSLDNTILSSFVQQPGYTPWPVYIFSAVKVALRPEVAAISTLMFLLTLLALAFVGFVLRKAGGSSTEIIKTMAG from the coding sequence ATGTCGAAGAAGAATACGTTCGCTCGTCGCACCCCGACGGACATCGGTCTCCACGTCTGGGGGATCCTGGTCTTCGCCTACCTGTTCATCCCGATCGCGGTGATCATCGCGTACTCGTTCAACACCGGCAAGGTGCTGGCGAACTTCCGCGGCTTCGGCCTCGACGCCTACATCTCCGGGATCAACAACGACGTCATCATCTCCTCGGTCGTCACCAGCCTCCAGGCCGCGGTGGGCGCGGCGCTCGTGTCAACGATCTTCGGCACCCTCGGCGGTGTCGCTCTGGCCCGCGCCCCGAAGGGCGCATGGTGGGCCCTGGGTCTGACCGCGATCCTCGGGCTCACGCTGGTCACACCCGAGATCGTCGACGGCATCGCGTTCCTGCCGTGGTTCGTCACCGTCGGCGTCGATTGGGGCATCACACCGTTGAACAACGGTCTGGTCAGACTCATCATCTCCCACTCGATGTTCTCCATGGCGATCGTGACGTTCATCGTCCGGGCTCGGCTGGCGGGCATGGACACGCAGCTCGAGGATGCGGCCGCTGACCTGGGCGCGACCCCGTGGAATCGGTTCAAGGACATCACCTTGCCCATCGCTGCTCCCGGCATCCTCGCCGGTGCGCTGATGTCGTTCACCGTCAGCCTCGACAACACGATCCTCTCCAGCTTCGTGCAGCAGCCCGGCTACACCCCGTGGCCGGTCTACATCTTCTCTGCGGTGAAGGTGGCCCTGCGCCCCGAGGTCGCAGCGATCTCGACCCTGATGTTCCTCCTCACCCTTTTGGCCCTGGCCTTCGTCGGCTTCGTGCTGCGCAAGGCGGGTGGAAGTTCGACAGAGATCATCAAGACGATGGCCGGCTGA
- a CDS encoding ABC transporter permease, whose amino-acid sequence MSTQAATPNEKDPTTQRPSRRTQRPTKPGGMSAKFFGASALSFPTWAYALFFFIIPVALVIFYSFGYKPDEFTAVATDKLSFGRYPDAMSASFVSTFFATLRISIVGTILCLIIALPFAYWLAIKVSPARRSLALALVMVPFWTNFLVRTLGWQIMLSPDGFLSNWMQGLGMLDGPLDILYTRTAVQIGVVYNYLPLMILPLFVAIDSAGQKLREASYDLGAGKVTTFLRVTLPMAMPGVVSGCLLVFIPLNGDYVTATVLGGASGSMIGQLIANQFNTAQNWAVGAAMAVILILATLVVVGVGFGLLKLGQAIAAKLGSVPLKDGRA is encoded by the coding sequence ATGAGCACGCAGGCAGCCACACCAAACGAGAAGGATCCGACCACGCAACGGCCGAGTCGAAGGACTCAACGACCGACCAAGCCCGGCGGAATGTCGGCGAAGTTCTTCGGCGCCTCGGCCCTGTCGTTTCCGACCTGGGCATATGCGCTCTTCTTCTTCATCATTCCCGTCGCTCTCGTCATCTTCTACAGCTTCGGCTACAAACCCGACGAGTTCACGGCCGTGGCCACGGACAAGCTCTCCTTCGGCCGGTACCCCGATGCCATGTCCGCCAGCTTCGTGTCCACGTTCTTCGCGACCCTGCGGATCTCGATCGTCGGCACGATCCTGTGCCTGATCATCGCTCTGCCGTTCGCCTACTGGCTGGCCATCAAGGTCTCACCGGCCAGGCGGTCGCTGGCTCTGGCGTTGGTCATGGTGCCGTTCTGGACGAACTTCCTGGTCCGCACCCTGGGGTGGCAGATCATGCTCTCCCCCGACGGCTTCCTGTCCAATTGGATGCAGGGCCTGGGGATGCTCGATGGGCCTCTGGACATTCTCTACACACGCACGGCTGTGCAGATCGGTGTCGTCTACAACTATCTGCCGCTGATGATCCTGCCGCTCTTCGTGGCCATCGACTCCGCAGGTCAGAAGCTGCGAGAGGCCAGCTACGACCTCGGCGCGGGCAAGGTCACAACGTTCCTGCGCGTGACCCTGCCGATGGCGATGCCCGGAGTCGTCTCCGGGTGCCTGCTCGTGTTCATCCCGCTCAACGGTGACTACGTCACGGCCACCGTCCTCGGCGGGGCGAGCGGGTCGATGATCGGTCAGCTCATCGCCAACCAATTCAATACGGCCCAGAACTGGGCCGTCGGCGCGGCGATGGCGGTGATCCTCATTCTTGCCACCCTGGTGGTCGTCGGGGTCGGCTTCGGTCTGCTCAAACTCGGGCAGGCGATCGCTGCGAAGCTGGGCAGTGTGCCGCTGAAAGATGGGAGGGCCTGA
- a CDS encoding polyamine ABC transporter substrate-binding protein, with protein MAGRIPDVRFLAPRAASARLSRRALLAGFGVVGLGALSACGRNTTMAKSPPTDGELESKLNMYSWGDYDNPDLIDAFKNKNDVLVQVDSFGSNEELIAKLSTSRGTSGYDVVVPTGSNIPQMLKHNLLQEINLDMIPNFEHMDPNFTNQYFDPDNKYSICKAWGTTGFVYNTKKITRDMSSWQDFIDVAQKEAAGTTSLLEDPWEVSAIALAAQGYSLNTQDEKELEKARSIILDQLAPNTKAYIGNAATGMIQGSFSLLQAFNGDARQGLSEVSDPENWKFVFPTPSANLWTDCWAIATGAPHPDSAHAFINQMISPETAVEQLDYIGYPIGTKGLAEQAKEADLDQQELIFPAQKVLDRLEPSKQTPADQIRTKIYADAQARSGA; from the coding sequence ATGGCGGGCAGGATTCCCGACGTGCGCTTCCTGGCGCCCCGGGCCGCATCGGCGAGGCTGAGCAGGCGAGCGCTCTTGGCCGGATTCGGTGTCGTCGGTCTGGGTGCGCTGAGCGCCTGCGGCCGGAACACGACGATGGCGAAGTCGCCTCCCACCGACGGCGAGCTCGAGTCGAAGCTCAACATGTACTCCTGGGGCGACTACGACAACCCGGACCTCATCGACGCGTTCAAGAACAAGAACGATGTCCTCGTCCAGGTCGACTCCTTCGGTTCGAACGAGGAGCTCATCGCGAAGCTCTCAACCTCGCGAGGAACGTCTGGGTATGACGTTGTGGTGCCGACCGGATCGAATATTCCGCAGATGCTCAAACACAATCTGCTCCAGGAGATCAACCTCGACATGATCCCGAACTTCGAGCACATGGATCCGAACTTCACGAACCAGTACTTCGATCCCGACAACAAGTACTCGATCTGCAAGGCCTGGGGCACCACCGGATTCGTCTACAACACGAAGAAGATCACCCGCGACATGAGCAGCTGGCAGGACTTCATCGATGTCGCACAGAAGGAAGCCGCCGGGACCACTTCACTGCTCGAGGACCCGTGGGAGGTCTCGGCCATCGCACTCGCGGCGCAGGGATACAGCCTCAACACCCAGGACGAGAAGGAACTCGAGAAGGCGCGCTCGATCATCCTCGACCAGCTGGCGCCGAACACGAAGGCCTATATCGGCAACGCGGCCACGGGCATGATCCAGGGCAGCTTCTCACTGCTGCAGGCCTTCAACGGTGACGCCCGGCAGGGACTGAGCGAAGTATCCGATCCCGAGAACTGGAAGTTCGTGTTCCCGACACCCTCGGCGAACCTGTGGACGGACTGCTGGGCCATTGCCACCGGAGCCCCGCACCCCGATTCCGCGCACGCCTTCATCAACCAGATGATCTCGCCGGAGACCGCGGTCGAACAGCTCGACTACATCGGCTACCCCATCGGCACGAAGGGACTGGCCGAGCAGGCGAAGGAAGCCGACCTCGATCAGCAGGAGCTCATCTTCCCCGCCCAGAAGGTCCTCGACCGACTCGAACCCAGCAAGCAGACCCCGGCCGATCAGATCCGCACGAAGATCTACGCCGATGCGCAGGCAAGGAGCGGAGCATGA
- a CDS encoding ABC transporter ATP-binding protein — protein sequence MTTTATPDAPAPTQLQHLEVQGVKKVFGDNTAIERLDLSVRKGEFLSLLGPSGCGKTTLLRMIAGFEAPTDGAILLSGKDIVSLPPHKRPVNTVFQSYLLFPHMNIADNIAYGLKQSKTPKSEITERVREVLALVQMEDFAGRKPEQLSGGQQQRIALARALVNRPQVLLLDEPMSALDRKLREEMQLELKRLHTRLDTTFVFVTHDQDEALAMSDRIVVMYNGVIQQIGTGEDIYANPVNGFVAGFIGKQNFVPAEVTEINGSTATLRTANAVMETPTLDIRPASATGSASTLSVGDKVRAAIRPERMRVAPAGTGELAANSARGRILSVSFLGDVIQYMLVAGDNDELLARVPAAGNELLAADAEVDLSWNADDVAVYDYEGGV from the coding sequence ATGACCACGACAGCCACTCCCGATGCACCGGCGCCCACACAGCTTCAGCACTTGGAAGTTCAGGGGGTGAAGAAGGTCTTCGGTGACAACACCGCGATCGAAAGGCTCGACCTGTCGGTGCGCAAGGGCGAGTTCCTCTCCCTGCTGGGCCCCTCCGGCTGCGGCAAGACGACCCTGCTGCGCATGATCGCCGGTTTCGAAGCTCCCACCGACGGGGCGATCCTGCTCTCGGGAAAGGACATCGTCAGCCTCCCACCGCACAAGCGCCCGGTGAACACGGTGTTCCAGTCCTACCTGCTGTTCCCGCACATGAACATCGCCGACAACATCGCCTACGGTCTCAAACAGTCCAAGACCCCGAAGTCCGAGATCACCGAGAGGGTCCGCGAGGTTCTCGCCCTGGTGCAGATGGAGGACTTCGCCGGGCGCAAACCCGAACAGCTCTCCGGCGGTCAGCAGCAGCGCATCGCCCTGGCCCGAGCCCTGGTCAACCGACCCCAGGTCCTCCTCCTCGACGAACCGATGTCGGCCCTGGACCGGAAGCTGCGTGAGGAGATGCAGCTCGAACTCAAACGCCTCCACACCCGCCTGGACACGACCTTCGTCTTCGTCACCCACGACCAGGACGAGGCGCTGGCGATGAGCGATCGCATCGTGGTCATGTACAACGGCGTGATCCAGCAGATCGGAACCGGTGAGGACATCTACGCGAACCCGGTCAACGGCTTCGTGGCCGGCTTCATCGGCAAGCAGAACTTCGTCCCCGCCGAGGTGACCGAGATCAACGGTTCCACCGCGACGTTGAGAACGGCGAACGCTGTCATGGAAACACCCACCCTCGACATCCGACCCGCCTCGGCGACGGGGTCGGCATCGACGCTGAGCGTCGGGGACAAGGTGCGGGCCGCCATCCGCCCCGAACGCATGCGCGTGGCCCCCGCCGGGACCGGGGAATTGGCCGCGAACTCCGCCCGCGGTCGCATCCTGTCGGTGTCCTTCCTCGGCGACGTCATCCAGTACATGCTCGTGGCCGGGGACAACGATGAGCTCCTGGCCCGGGTGCCGGCGGCCGGCAATGAGCTGCTGGCTGCCGACGCCGAGGTGGACCTGAGTTGGAATGCCGACGACGTGGCCGTCTACGACTACGAGGGCGGTGTCTGA